The Juglans regia cultivar Chandler chromosome 11, Walnut 2.0, whole genome shotgun sequence genome contains the following window.
CCGAAAtaatgttttttcaaaataaatttaaattttgctTTTCCTTATGGATTTCGTTACGTCAGGTTTGCTTCGATTCCTGTTACGGCTTTCTTTCATCATTATTGTTGGTATTgatttctttttgaaattttattaattgggaTTGTAGAAATTAGTACTGATGCCGGACACGAGTTCTCGGACGAGGACTTTGATGCTCCAGTTTCGGAGAAAACCGAATCGCAGCTGGGGATGAATGACTATTACGACGAGACCAGCGACACCTATTCCGTCGGTAGTTGGATAGACGGTGCCAAcggatattttgattattttgttcCAGAACAGTTTATGAGCGGACCACCTAGCCACGATCGGATGTCCTGGGCCAACATGGCAAAGGAGGAAGAAGACGTGCTCGTAGAAGAGGACGATGAGGAGGACTCTGAGGCCATGACCAAAAGGGTGGTTGGTGTGAATACTTCCACCGGGGAATCGAGAATATCGATGAAGGCCATTGCGAAGCCACCGAAGCCGAAGTTGTTAAGGGAACAGAGAGAGCGCATTCGGTTAATGAATGTGAAGCGAAAGCAAGACTTTGTTTGGTCTGAAAAATTGAAGGGTAAGATTGTTAATATTCTGGAAGGGCTTGAGCTTCACACTGGTATTTTTAGTGCTGCGGAGCAGAAGAGAATAGCAGATTATGTGTATAAACTTGAGGAGATGGGGAGAAAAGGAGAATTGAAAGGTAAGTTAATTAAGTTAATCCaaaatttgagaatttgtgtCTGTTTTTTTGCGTTCATGAATTAATTGGTTTGTACGGGAcgtcttcttttcttttctcagaAACTgagtttttctttctatttctttgGTTCTGTTCTTCTATGGTGATTTTTTGCAAACTGTTTGGGACATATACCGAGGTTCTACATTATTTACATATCTCTAAACTTGTCGCAGAACGGACATTTACGGCACCGACTAAGGGCAAGGGACGTGTGACAATTCAATTTGGGTGCTGTTACAATGATGCAACGGTAAGTTTTTCCGGCTATGGAACCAAGCTATTTGTTATATACTCCGGCGGCTTCGGTATAATCATAAGTGATAAATTGCTAAGCAGTTTGCTATTCTGGTGGCAGGATAAAAAGGGTAATCCAGCTGGAATTCTCCATGATCAGACTGTAGATCCTATGCCTCATCTTTTCAAGGAGATCATTAAGAGGCTGATCAGATGGCATGTACTTCCTGGGACCTGTATACCCGATAGTTGCGTTGTCAACATCTATGAAGAAGGGGACTGTATGCCTCCGCACGTTGACAACCGTGATTTTTTACGGCCAATTTGCACTGTGTCATTTCTAAGTGAGTGCGATATCATTTTTGGATCGAACTTAAAGGTTTTGGGTCCTGATAATTTTGAAGGTTCTGTTTCAATCCCCCTTCCAGCTGGGTAAGTATCATCTACTGAATTAGTTTCCTGCTTTTCTGTTCCTATATATTCTTATtctcatcactttttttttcctaagccgCTGCTGCTTGCCacatcatgttatatatattgtgtcAAAAAGTTTTACATTCCATTGTTTTTAGTTAGAATAATTGTTGATTCAACCGTTTTCTTGCAGATCTGCTCTTGTATTAAATGGAAATGGAGCTAATATGGCTAAGCATTGTGTGCCACCCGTTCCTACAGCGAGGTAAGggttgaagaaaaaatctattgattatctatttttttatcattccatgatgtgacattagaaTGATAGgttcataagtgaaatataatctaatcatctaatatcacgtcataaaatgatgagagaatgataagtagaattactCGGGGTTGAAACTGTACCTGCAAAATTGTTTTTGTTCGCCTGATCTTAAGTGTTGTACTGATGGCTAGCTCTTGTAGGATGCTTACATGTCCccttattattgttattattttttcaggATATCAATCACGTTTAGAAGAATGGATGACTCCAAACGGCCGATTGGTTATGTTGCAGAACCTGATTTGCAGGATATTCAACAATTGCCGTATGTAGTGGACAGAAGATATAGGTTAAAGAATTGTCCAAGGCCCGAGCATTACAGTATGATGACATGGAGGGGATGTAGCGAGGAAAGAAGCACTAGCAGGAAGCCTCGTTCATCTTCATGTCAGTCATGCCGACGTAATTCATTAAGTCGGAGTCGAGGGCCTCCATATAGGAACAGAAGTAGGGTGCGTTGAATTAATGTTAGTATATAGCTCTTGATCTTAATGGGTTGCATAATTAATGGGAGACATTAACCCTTTGGCAAATTACcacttatctcaaaaatttaaactgatgaaaagatgtaaattttattattttatatcttaatatttttcCTCACTTGTGAGCCAGACTTCCCTTTAATAAATAGGctcaataaatgaaatatttaattaaatgaaatagaatGTAGAGTCATGATTCGAATTCAAGACTTCTGCTctgatatcatataaaatcatcacttatccctaaaatttaaactaatgagaataagtagattttattattttatatattaacaacCCTCcacctcttcttttttttaggcGTACCTAATACTACTTCTGAAGAGTAACTCATTTGTTGTAATAGTCTTGTGATCTGTATGTTGCGGCTGGGTTGGAAATGATATTTCTGGGTTGATTAAGGAGGGATTCGGGATGTAGATTATCTGTTTGTGAAAAGAACTGAAATAAAATGCTGAGAAAAAGATGGATAtagggttcttcgagggaccCTTAACCTCCCATAGTGTTGATTCaatattctcaaataaaatGTCTGATAATCCCTTTGATGCTTACAGACTCCTCCTAATACCCACGCAGGAGTAACTAACAAAAGCAATAAGATATGGACACGTGTCCTGACACATAACGGAATAAAGCAGGAATGAAAATAACAAAGGACACAAGTCTGCAATGTAATAACTGAATAAACAAACGGGGCGTTTAATGGTCTTCATGGAACGGTGCATTTTGGGATGAAACGGTGGGCTTCCATTCCAGCTGCTGCGGTGCGTTTTGATACTCCTTTCTACTGCTATGCGTTTTGATATCCACTTCCACTTCACTTGACTTCCACTTCACTTGACTTCCCGAACTTATCACTTCAGTTCTCTCTGTCTTCGAGTACGCTTTGTAACCCTAACTCCCATCCACGCAGCTTCTTCCCCTTAGCTTCATAACAATCCCTCCCCGTTAaaggaccttgcccacaaggtgcgggTAAAGGTCCTTCATCCTTGCTAGCGATTCCCATGTGTTGTTTTCGGAGGAAGCCCCAACCCACTTGATGAGGACCTTCGTATTTGCATGGTTGCCGATCCTTCTGAGACGGCGCTCGATGACTTTCTCGGGCTCTGGCTGGATTTCCCCTTCGTGGTTTACGGGTGGAAGCTTGGGTAGAGGACAGATCTGAGCTCCGAGCTTGGGTTTCAAGCACGACACGTGGAACACAGGGTGGATGCGCGAGCTCTCCGGTAGATCTAGTTTGTACGCCACTTTTCCCACCCGTTTTAGCACTTGGAATGGGCCATAGAACCGGGGAGATAATTTGAGGTTGTGACGTGTTGCAACCGAACTCTGCCGATAGGGTTGCAGGCGAAGGTAAACCCAATCCCCCTCTCCAAACTCACGATCTGATCTTTTTTTATCCGCATAGTATTTCATTCTCTGTTGGGCTTGCTGTAGATTGTTTTGTAGTAAAGTTCTGATCTTGTCTCGTGTTGTTAGATGTTGATCCACTGCATCCGTAAGGGTTGTCCCGGGAATATAGGAAGTTAATTTAGGTGGACAGTATCCATACAAGGCCTCAAATGGGGACATTTTGATCGAAGTGTGGTATGAGGAATTATACCACCATTCGGCCATTGGTAGCCATTGGACCCAGCTCCTAGGTTTATCCCCTGCATAGCAACGTAGATAACCTTCCACAGACTTGTTAAGGGCTTCGGTCTGACCATCTGTTTGTGGATGGTAAGCTGAGGTGTAGTGTAACACAGTATCCTGGAGCTGAAATAAGGTTTTCCAAAAAGTACTCAGAAAAATAGGATCACGATTCGAGAGAATAATCCTTGGCAACCCATGTAGTTTAAAAATTTCCTTAAAGAATGCTTGTGCAACTCCAGCAGCTGTGTATGGATGTGCCAATGCGACAAAATGACCATATTTGGTCAATCTATCGATGACTACTAAGATAACATTGAACCCTTGAGATCTAGGCAAACCTTCCACAAAGTCTAGTGAGATTTCCTCCCAAGCTTGTGTCGGAATTGGGAGGGGCTGAAGCAGAccagggggtaaaatggtctcTGTTTTATTTACCTGGCATGTGTCACATTCTCTTACCATCCGTTTGATATCTTTTTTCATCCCTTGCCAATAAAAATCACGTTTTGCTCTTTGGTATGTCTTCACAAAGCCCGAGTGGCTTGCTTGGGGGTCTGAGTGGATGTAATTGAGGACCTTAGCCTTGAACAAGGACTGAGGGTCAATTACCAACCTGCCTTTTTTGAAGAGTAACCCGTGCTTCAGAACATAATCTTTAGGCCCTTGCTGACCTGTTGTGAGCTGCTGGAAAATTGTATTTAACTCAGGTGAGCCCGCATACGTGGCTTTGAGTTCCTCAATCCATATAGGTGTAGGAAATGTAAGGAGGCCTAGGAATCCTCCTTGGGCCAAATTTGGTTCATGCCTTCGAGAGAGGGCATCCGCTACTTTATTTTCCCTTCCTTGCTTATACTGGATTGTAAAATCATAGCCCATTAACTTTGTGATCCATTTTTGCTATTTTGCCGTGCCTATCTTTTGCTCCAAGAGGTACTTAAGAGACTGTTGATCAGTTTTTACCACAAAAGTCTGGCCCAATAGGTAAGGTCTCCATTTGTGGACTGCCGTGACTAGAGCTAGAAGctctttttcataagtagaGAGGGTCAAGGTTGTCCCCTTCAACGCTTTGCTTAAATAGGCAATGGGCTGGCCCTCTTGCATTAATACAGCCCCCACCCCATAGCCacttgcatcacactcaatagtgAATTTTTGGCTAAAGTTAGGTAACCGTAGCACTAGTGGGGTTGATACTGCTGCCTTGAGTTCCAGAAATGCCACATTGGCCCTCTCATCCCACTGGAAAGAGTTCTTTCGCAATAGAGCAGTAAGTGGGGCTGCAATAAGGCCATAATTCCTTATAAATTTCCGATAATACCCCGTCAAGCCTAGGAAGCCTCGTAAAGCTTTAGTATTGGCTGGATTCGGCCACTCCACCATGgcttgtattttctttgggtCTGCTTTCACACCTTCACCAGAAACTAGGTGACCCAAGTACTCCACCTCGGTTACCCCAAATTGACACTTGGAGAGTTTAGCAAATAAGCCATGGTTCGATAAGGTTTGTAGTACCACTGTAAGATGCCCAATGTGCTCATCCATGGTGCTGCTGAATACCaggatatcataaaaaaaaactaagacaaACCGCCGTAAATATGGTCTGAAAATTGTATTCATGAGCCCTTGAAATGTTGAGGGcgcattagtaagcccaaagggcattactaaaaattcataatgtccCTCATGCGTTCGGAAGGCCGTTTTAGGGATATCTTCCGGTACTACCCTGATTTGATGATAGCCGGATCGAAGATCCAGCTTTGAAAACACTGCTGCCCCATGTAGTTCATCTAGGAGTTCATCAATCACCGGAATGGGAAACTTGTCCTTGACCGTTTCCTTGTTTAGTGCTCGATAATCCACACATAAACGCCAACTCCCATCCGCTTTTCGGACCAATAAAACAGGTGAAGAAAAGGGGCTGGAGCTGGGTCTAATAACACCTGTTTTAAGTAGTTCAGCCactattttctctatttctgaCTTTTGGTAAAAAGGGTACCTATAAGGCCGAGTAGAAATGGGGCTAGTACCTTCCCTAAGGATAATACGATGATCATGAGACCTCATAGGTGGCAGACCCGTGGGTTCCTGAAAAACTTGGgtaaattctgataaaacttGCTTGAGTTTTGGATGATGCACTTCATTGTTCAGCAGTGTAGATGTCTCTTGTAACTGTAGAATTAAACCCTTCCCCTTATAACATGAATTGAGGAACATTTTGTGGCAATCCGCGAATGAAGTTTGTTGAAGTTGAAGGcctttaaacaaaattaattttcctGCCCACTGAAACTGCATTTGTAGGGCAGAAAAATTCCAATTTATGGAGCCAAGTGATACCAGCCATTGAATTCCTAATACTCCATCACAACCAGCCAGGGGTAATACAAAATAAGAGGGTTTAAAACAAACCCCTTGAATTCGAGTATCAATCTCATCACAAGACCCCAAAGTTTCTATCACTGCCCCGTTAGCCACTTGCACTTGTAACTTTGACTGACCATTAATGGGGAGGTTAGCTTTTGTAACAATAGATGGGTCAAGGAAGTTGTGGGTACTCCCTGTTAAGGCATTCAATGTAATTGTTGGGCCCTCGGGTGTGGTTGGTGGTGCTGTTTCCGTCATATCCGTGGAGTCATAGAACACTTCTTCACCCTTGTCCTCCGTATTCTGGTCAGCAGCTTGTAGAAAGTAAACCTTTGGGAATTTGCACACATGACCCAAGTGCCATTTTTCATCACAATGAAAACATAATCCACGCTTCCGTTTATCATCCATATGACTCGGTAACACCCTTCTCATGGGAGGATTAGGTGACTTTGGGGGCTGAGTGGTACTTGTGGTAGGGGCTGACCATTGATTTCCAGTGGTGCTTTGGTATGAATTTCGGTCTGCCCATGGTTTAGCATTTTTTCTGGTACTAACCCAaaattcttcttgtatttttgcgAGGCTAAATGCTATGTTGAGGTTCGCTGGTTTGAGCAACCGAAGAGGAAGGCGGATTTCATCTTTGAGGCCGCTAAGGAACTGGGCTTTATACATAGCCACGGTCGAGTGTTGTTTCAGCCTAGTGAGCGACTCCATCGGATCGTCGTACGCTGTCAAACCAAAGCGTAGTTGAAGTGCCTCAATGAAGGTTGGCCAGTCCGTAAATTGCCCAGTATCAATTGCATCTTGGTACCACGTGAGGGCTTCTCCCTCCATGTGGTATGAAGCCATTAAAAGCTTCTGAGCATTAGGTGTttggtaaaatgaaaaatagtggTGAACCTTGAAAACCCACCCTGCTGGGTCCTCACCACGAAAATGAGGGAAATCCAACTTGACTCCCCTTGGTGTGTGTCTACGATGCTCGCCCTCATACTCCACCTCACGGTCTACCTCTTGTCTCTCTTGATGTTCACGGTTTGGGTGCTGGGCTTGGTTTGCTAACACAGTTCTTAGCATTTCATGAATTTGTTGCATCTGCTCACTCATGTTGTGAATAGCTTGATCATGTTGGAGTAGCATCTCTTGTTGTTGCTGCTTGGTGCGGATCTGTTCAGCCATTAGGACgataggctcttgataccacttgtaatagTCTTGTGATCTGTATGTTGCGGCTGGGTTGGAAATGATATTTCTGGGTTGATTAAGGAGGGATTCGGGATGTAGATTATCTGTTTGTGAAAAGAACTGAAATAAAATGCTGAGAAAAAGATGGATAtagggttcttcgagggaccCTTAACCTCCCATAGTGTTGATTCaatattctcaaataaaatGTCCGATAATCCCTTTGATGCTTACAGACTCCTCCTAATACCCACGCAGGAGTAACTAACAAAAGCAATAAGATATGGACACGTGTCCTGACACATAACGGAATAAAGCAGGAATGAAAATAACAAAGGACACAAGTTTGCAATGTAATAACCGAATAAACAAACGGGGCGTTTAATGGTCTTCATGGAACGGTGCGTTTTGGGATGAAACGGTGGGCTTCCATTCCAGCTGCTGCGGTGCGTTTTGATACTCCTTTCTACTGCTATGCGTTTTGATATCCACTTCCACTTCACTTGACTTCCACTTCACTTGACTTCCCGAACTTATCACTTCAGTTCTCTCTGTCTTCGAGTACGCTTTGTAACCCTAACTCCCATCCACGCAGCTTCTTCCCCTTAGCTTCATAACATTTGTAAATTGTACGTTTTTGAGTtgtgctttatatatatattgattgagAAATCTATCGAGGATGTGgagattttgattttgttcgAGTTATTAATGTGATCATGAGAGCGTGACCGAATTGTTCATTGTTCACTCGTATCCATAGTTCATGGCAGAGCTATTTAATATTTAGGAGAATATTCATACAATTTTTTACAACCCCTCAATGCAAATGGTACTGTCATTTTAtcgaaattattattattattttgtttgaattcaaatatTAAATCTTAGGTAAACACCTTCCATTTGAATATAGCTTTAAAAGAGAGTTATAAATAAAGTCGTGCGCGTACTGTTACTCTAATCAAAACTAATTTCCGAATAGCCCGGATTAGAGTAGAGGAAGTGATCAAAGTTTgttttgtaaaatatgtttgatAACTAGACTAGCTAACATATTGTGCTATAAATatcttgaaaaattatattgtcaAGTC
Protein-coding sequences here:
- the LOC108992018 gene encoding RNA demethylase ALKBH9B-like; translated protein: MSFAAHKICIALQPPRRRTTKYSSPSLPKPSRRVRSAMDDRSVLPLGPLLLNFKPSELRIASKFLTTWLPFLSRDLCQDCFQTFSDRLRSLELEISTDAGHEFSDEDFDAPVSEKTESQLGMNDYYDETSDTYSVGSWIDGANGYFDYFVPEQFMSGPPSHDRMSWANMAKEEEDVLVEEDDEEDSEAMTKRVVGVNTSTGESRISMKAIAKPPKPKLLREQRERIRLMNVKRKQDFVWSEKLKGKIVNILEGLELHTGIFSAAEQKRIADYVYKLEEMGRKGELKERTFTAPTKGKGRVTIQFGCCYNDATDKKGNPAGILHDQTVDPMPHLFKEIIKRLIRWHVLPGTCIPDSCVVNIYEEGDCMPPHVDNRDFLRPICTVSFLSECDIIFGSNLKVLGPDNFEGSVSIPLPAGSALVLNGNGANMAKHCVPPVPTARISITFRRMDDSKRPIGYVAEPDLQDIQQLPYVVDRRYRLKNCPRPEHYSMMTWRGCSEERSTSRKPRSSSCQSCRRNSLSRSRGPPYRNRSRVR